Within Scomber scombrus chromosome 12, fScoSco1.1, whole genome shotgun sequence, the genomic segment TCTCCTTTCGTCTCTGGGACTCTGCGATGATTAGTGCATGCGtcaaggagagacagacagatagagtgacagagagagagacatatggAGAAATAAAGAATTAAAGAGACAAACAGCTTGCGGAGAGATATGCAGTTGTGGGAAGAGGACATATCCTATACATGaagctggttggttggttttgTTTCTCAGTAGGTCATCTGTAGACTATCATTACCCCCTGTCCCAAACTCCACCATCTCTTCAGCTCCTTTCCTTCTATCTCCTAACCCCAACCATTAACTGCCCACCCATCCACCTCAGTGCTCCCCCAAAGACCCTGAGTCCCTACCCCAAAACCGCAATTTGTCTTGCTGCAGAGATTGATGAGTATAGTTTGGCAAGACCAGTGCTATCATACTTAGGCCGTGTTTGAGAGTAGAGAGGGAGCCCGGCTGCTGCCTGCAGCCCATAGGCCATCTGTCATGCACTACGTATGTACACAGTCAGTCAGGTCATCCCTCCAAAGTCCCCGGGGCTTTGCAGACTGTAGCTCACTAGTGTCACAGGGTAAGCGATGGGTAGCTGGAGAGCAGTGAAACACAGAAGCAGAGCCTGTTCCTCTGACCAGGGgttcatacatttaaatactcAGTCAGCAGGAATAAGATGGTGCAGCTAAAGACAAATGAGACTGTGTTGTACATGGAAGGTAGATCATGGGAAGATGGAGTGGGGTCATGACTCCCTGATGCAGTAGGTGGTGGAAGGACCCAGCGGGAGTCTTTGGTTTAGTTATTCTAACCTTATGATGGGTGTGCGTTGGCGGCGTGTGTGCTGGCTTTCAAGTACactatgtgtgtgcatgcaaaacTGTGTGTCTGCTGAAGAAGCACAGATCTGAACTGAATTTTTTAAGATATCTTAGGAGATACCTTTGGCAAAATAATAATTCTTTTTTCTGTGATGTTGAAAAATTTCCTAATGCATTTTTCCTCAGGACATGAGGTTTTTCCTCAGAtgtaaaatatcatgttttTAGAAATAGACTTGATTGTAAGTATTGTACCCTCTGATTTCTTGGACGAGAGTGCACAAATTCAGAAAATAGTTCCCTCCTGCACAGGTttgatgaggaagaaaaaaaagcaaaaacacatttctgatttCAAAGGAAATCAGATTCGAAGAAAAAAATTAAGCAGGTTTTCCGCATCTACATAACTCAATATCACTCGAACCACAAAAAATCCTATAGAAAAGGTCCGGTAAGAATTCATACTATGTCTCTGCTGGATGGACAAACAGCTGCTGTCTAGCTTATGGCAAGTGCTGCTGGGACACTAATATACAGACTTGAGTGCTTGTCCAGCTCGGCCAAATCTACTATGACCTCGGGGTCAAGGGCAGAAAAAAGGAGGCAAAAAACAAAGTGGATTATGATAAAGTAATTTGTTCCATGTCAGAGTGAGTTGCAGGCCCAGGAAAGGAAGACAGGGAACATACAAATTTGCACAGCAAAGAGGAGCCTGTGAATAAGAGCAGCCAATGGCCTTGAGGCAGTTGGTTCTCTGTCAGAATTTCTGACTTGATGTCATGCAATGCTTGTCAAGAGCAACATCTGCTGAAAAGATGCTTGAGTGATGGTCAAAAATGTGCTGGCGCAAATACTGACAGCATGCACACGGGCGGATACTCTGTCCTGAATGGCAGAGAAATCATTTCTGTAGATCATACTCTACCTTTATGATGCTAGCATGATATGGTTATCAGGGACACTATGGGTCATTCTCAGTTTGCTTTATAGTATATCACCAAAGAGTAGAAGAGCGGGCTCCCAGAGGGTACTGTAGAGTTCCCCAACTCTTCCCCTAATAACATGCAGATGGGCCTCTCTAATGCCTGTTTACATATCTGCGGCATAGTTCATGACTAAAGTAAGCAAAGCCCTAATTATTTTACCCGGTGACGGGACCAATAAAATCAACTTCCCCTTCTCGTTATGGGTGTTTAAGTGCATCCTTTGATGGCAGggctttgtttatttttggaagAGTTGCGTAGCCGAGAGGAAAGCAAATACAAGTAATGACACAGAGATGCTGACAAATGGGGGCCCTTGTGATGGATTCATTTCCTCAATGATGCCTGGAAGGCTAGACTGTGAAGGTGGTTCAACATGAATGCACGTTCACACACTTGCTAACATGATTGTCAATTTTAATGTCATGTTCGGAATTGTATGACTGTCATGTATCATTACATATTGCCTGAATTATTATTACACCATCTTTtagattataattattattattatttttttttttaacatataatgcataatgtgtgtctctctttttaTAGAATGCTGTGGAAAATAACTATCCCAGTCATACTGGCTGGAGTGCTCTGCATCACAGCAGAGACCAAAAAGTCCCGACCTCAGGGATCAATCCCATCTCCATACAAGACCAAAGGGAACCTGTCCTCAGAACGTCACCACCGGCTATTGCAGCAGAAACCAGAGGTGCTATCCTCCAGCCGGGAGGCCTTGGTGGTAACAGAGCGCCGCTACCTCCGCAGAGACTGGTGCAAGACCCAGCCTCTCCGTCAGACTATCAGTGAGGAGGGCTGCCGCAGCCGCACTGTGGTCAACCGCTTTTGCTATGGCCAGTGCAACTCCTTCTACATTCCCCGCCATATGGGTCCCAGCTCGGGTCAGGGCCAGAACCGAGGCCAAGCTTCGGGCTCTGGAAGAAAAAGCCACAACAAGGCCCAAGAACCGTTTCAGTCCTGCTCCTTCTGCAGGCCACACCGTATCACACAGCTCACAGTGCAGCTGGACTGCCCAGACCTACAGCCTCCTTTCAGACACCGTAAGGTGCAGAGGGTCAAACAGTGTCGCTGCATGTCTGTGGATGTGAGTGGCCATGGAAAACTGTGAGGAAGGACTTGAAAGGccttttaaaactgaaatgacaTCCTGAGTATTGTCAAAACCCGAAATTCACAAATTTTGCCAAACAAGGACTGACCTGAAACATGGAACTGGTATTATTAAAACAAAGGTTCAACACTGATTTAATCAGAATTGCAGCCATGTTGGCAAGTTGATGCTGTTGAAAGAGACTGATTCAAATGGCTGTGCAAGAGACACTAATGATGAAGCAGCCAGTTTTCAACAGTGAGCAAGTTTTTCCTATTTGTACATTTGTCACTAGAGAGGAATTACCTCTGAGTTTGAAAACCATAAAAAATTATGGATTTCCTCTGCGAGAGATCATGTTTTCACCTGTAGGAGCTGTTGACTTTAACTGACTGTATTTTACAAGTATTGTATCCGttattctgtttcttttccttgAACTCTTTGGTTCCCAAATGATACACAATTTGGTGTCAAGGAAAAGATTTAGAGAAACACGAAGAAACACAAGGACTAATGGCATCCACCTGCTTGGACACAAAACTGGCTGTACAGATTTGCCACGAGTATACTAGccagtagaaaaaaacatactgcaGCATGTGTAATGGAGGTGCAAtgcaatatatacagtatatatattttatgtatgtgtgtaagtatgtatgtGAAAAGTATATTAAATCTATTTCATATAAAACAACAGCGGTGTTTAGAGTGCATGCAGTTCTGTACCACCAAATTTGACCGTTGGACAGTTgataagcagaaaaaaaaaacagcaacggcagactttttattaaaaatttatgtaatttcttttattcaataaatatattttttcatggtCAAAGGTATTCAATCAAAAACATATTGTTGGTATTGCACAtgaacatcacatcacatgatcCTATTGCTCCATTAGCGTATGGGTGTTCACATACTCTCACAAAGTAGGAAAGGCAAAACTAACTGCATAGGATTTGGCTTAAAACAAAAAGCAAGTTGACAATATTGCTGAATAAAACTATAGCAGGTCTCTATCAGATCACACCACTTAGGTATGCATGGATTTTTtggaagaaaaagtaaaatttaACAACAGAGGTGCTGTATTCAAAACAGATACAGTATCAATCATTACTGAAACAGACTAGATTAAAGTAAATTTCTCATGTTTCAGCCGAtgtaaaacaggtttttcttctttacatataacatttaattaCGGATGATATGTCACTGTAATACAGCACTCTTTTGACGACTCCACTGTGCAATAAGGCACTTTCTGTCAGGTAGATGATCTATACCTACCGGATTACAAATGTTATAAAATtctgtgcttttctttattGAGGGAGGGCGATACATAGAGCAATGTCCTCCTAGTGAACTAGGATTGGGAACtgcactaaaaaaagaaaataggcTACATATGGCTTATAAAATATAGAGAAAGCATGGATATGGTGTTGCTACACATTTCCGACTGCAGTGAGCATTTTCTGGCAAATGACTCAACTACATTTAATCATCTCAGCTTAAGGATGTCTTTTGGTagcaatatttcatttaattattggAGTGCTATCAACTGGTGGCTGTGAATGCCTTTTTCCATTCCacttttaaacaatataatatccACTTTGGACCAAGtcacaataaacaacaattGTAAATCAACTGAAAACAAATACTGGAagcaaataaatgttgtagAAATGACCGATGAGTCATATCATATTGTACAAACAGTGCTTGTGCAATAGGCTTGGTGATGATAATTTTCCATTCTCTGCTTCAGATCTTCTGACCCAGCTTTGCCTTCTGTggaatacaaaaacacacacacacatacaagtctACATTAGTTACAGGTGGTAGCACTGACACTTATCTCAATACTTCAACAGGAGATCTTCAACACCCTGAGAGGTGTTTGTATGGAACAGAGTCTGCTAGGTGAAGAGACAAATTgcacacaagaaagaaaaaaggggctgGTAGAGGTTAAAGGAATTTTTATATCTAAAAAAGGGACAAATGAGCAGATTTCACTGTGCAGAAGAGACCATACAATACTATAAACGAGACAAGAAGAGTAGACATACTATTCCAGTTGCATGTTTGGGTTTGACATTGTAGGAAGCTTTTTCTTTAGCCTGTTTGAAGCACTCCTCAGCCATTTTCACcctggaaaaaaagacaataactATCACTCACTGTCTGCACCTCAATTGCAAATAATTAGATGGACACACACTTATTCACACAGCTGAAATTCACTATTTCACCAtgtaaaagaaagacaagaaagaacAACAATTCCAGCCTAGACCGTCCAGACTATGGTCATGTGGAATTTGAACACAATGATCTTGGTTTGTCAAATGGCCAGTCCTCCTACTCTGAAATGACTCACTGGTTTACTACTGCATGGAGAGAGCCAGCAGTGTCACTACTCATTTATGCTTtccaaaagacaaaatgatcaGCATGTTGGCATTGAGTGAGTACAACAATTTACACCAATAGACATACATCTTGCCTCTACTCATTACACTACTGTGTGTGCCAATGCTGCATCTTTGCATGGCCATACAATGTAGGTGAGGATAAATGTCTACATTTCCACTGGAGTCTAAAAGTGAAACCAGCAGAGTAAGATTTGGGATGATTGCCTATGGCAAAGAGTTAATGCttttagatttgttttcattctttcctaCTGAACAAGCAAAGCTTGCAACATTTTGCTTCTCTTAAAAATACATATCACAATTCGATCTTTATATGGCATAATGGACCAATTTGCTTTTTGTTAACATACGCAATAGTATCTCTATATTCATCAAACCACTGGAAGCTAACTGGATGCTGCATGCTTTCTTTTCATTACTGGGCTGAGGACACAGATTTGGGTCATTTAACCTCTTTTCCCTTCATGAATTTGAATGAATCTGATAGGATCTTCAGTGAGCACGAGATGTGCTGTAAGTTATTAATGGTTCAGGAACTTAACGCTTGGGGAAAATTCTAAATGTAGGAACATTGGTGCATctgtaatgacattttaaaaaggtcagaAAGTGGTCTTCTCTTCAAAAAGCCACAAatacaatgaatgaaaaaaccCTGATGTCTCAGCAGGATTTAGTTTTAGGACAATAGGGACATGAGTCCTGTCAGTATAATGTCACATTCTGAAGAAGGAAATTTGTCTTATATCATATGCTCACCGTGCCTGCAACATCAGCTTATTGTGCTTCTTCCAATGATCTTTGAAATCTGTGGAAAACTCGTgccaaacagagaaaaaagtgtTGGGAGAAACTTCTTTCTCTCCTGACTTGGGTTTAACTGAGAAGGACACGCTCAACTCCAAGAAGCTGAGaaaaggagaacaaaaacattacTTCAAGACCAAACTATTACAACATGAGATTAGAGAAACCTACGCCGATTATTGTGAAACTTTGCAGTGCTAagcaaatatgcaaaatatgaaAGTTAATCTTGGAATAATATGCTTTTTCAGAGATTTAATAGTAgagtaacataaaaaaaacacaaaacaatgatgACTGTGCATTTCAGGGAACAACAATGAACACAAAACGCAATTACTGGCACAAAAGCAACACAGCCATTCGGTTTTCCCTGATGGAttaatttcacaaaataaaataaaattcatatGTAGCATATACATTGTTCAGCTTTGTCACCCCTCCCCCTGGTGtgtatccacagtgtgtccatgtAAGTCTGTGTACATATACGCGcatttactgtacagtatgtgtataaGCATCAGCGAGGAAAGAGGTTAAAGATGTACAACCACAAGCTAAAGACAGATCTAGCAAAAGGAAAGAGCGCGCATGGCAGCGGATGACACATTAAAGTGTTAAATGTGGTGGCCCATTTGCAGTGGATCAATACAGTGGACAGGTTGGGGTCTCTTTGTTTGGAGTGTGCTATAGGAACACATTCCTCGCCAGCAGTAACAGAAGCCTGGAGCCAAGGCTGTCTACTCTCGCTCCGCTTAGATAAACAACACAGACACGGCAAAGGGGGCCTCCCGTCTACTGAAGGCCTGGCATGACGGCCTGCACCATCCATGTAACTGAAGGAACCAGGAGTCCTAAATATTGACAAAGCAGCAAGATTATATTTCTTCACTGCAGTGCGAATATATCACTTCAAACTGTAATGAATTGTATACTCTATGTTGCCTTTACTTTCAATTTCACAATGGGGATCACAACTGGGATCGTGGCTTTGAACGCATGAGAAAAGACAGTGTAGAAACATGAAATTGAATGAGAGTGACTGCAGGTGAAGAAGCTAAAGGTGAAGAAAGCTCTTACATCTTCTGAGTATCTGCTAGCTGCTTCTCCTGTGTTTCCAGTTCAGATTTtgctgaaaagagaaaagattttAATGAAGGGAAAGAGCTCTCAGTACATGAGTAAATacaggattaaaacatttcctgGGTCACCTACAGTGCTACTTGTATATACAAGAGGATTCTACATGTCACCATTACTTAAATCAACAGACATCTTCAAGGTCACTGCTGTGCCACCAGGTTATTGAGTGCTGGATTGTTCGCTGTTGCACAACTGACAAATGAGCACGGCAGATCACAGGACAAGTGCTTCTTTGTGCAAAGTTACTTCCAATGGAGACAGATGACTATACACacgcatatttgtgtgtgtgtgtgtgtgtgtgtgtgtgtgtgtgtgtgtgtgtgtgtgtgtgtgtgtgtgtgtgtgtgtgtgtgtgtgtgtgtgtgtgcatgcatgtttggGTGTATGAGAGGCTGAAGTGtgtaagagacagagagacagcgagAGGGTAAGGAAACTGGGAGTTGGACACCATGGTACACTTTAGACGATATTTGCAGCAGGCCACAACACTTATCTCAGCAGGCCATCAGGATCATTTTGACTGTGTTATAAATTATGATATAAGAGAACAGCAGTGAAATGTGACAGCCTAAGTCAGGAAAATGCTGTAGCTTACTCCTTATCTAATTTTGGATCCTTGGGCTGATTTTCAAGCCCATTTTCTAATATAACAGTAGTAGTGGAGTCAATCCAGCTGTATTTTATTCCACTGGTCTAAATCTTCATTTTGCTGCTGTATAACTGTTAAAAGGTTATAGGTTAAATTCCCTCCCGGACAGCTTCTCTACCCCCTCAAGGTTAATTATCTGTAAGATGGTGCTGCATTAAACTGCCAAATGATCAGAAATGACCTATAGTGGAACCTCCTCATGGCTCTCCAAAATGGACATGACAGTAGATGGGACAGAGTATCTTTCCTGGCACAAATATATGTTCTGCTGTTATTCTGGGAATATCTGGTTGCTATTTGTAATTGAAGCCAGAACTATATCTAAGGATCTCAGACAAATCCATGGGGGCCAGCACTATGCTTAACCATTCCATGGTGTTAAAATCACTCTGTAGCCCGCAATTGTGTCCCTCTCTGCTGACAGCTCATCAAGAAATGATGACAAATATATGAGTAATATGAATGAGGCTTGCTTAAAGTATTCAAGGGCATTTTCAAACCTGTAGTTCATTTGCTTTGTTCTGAATCAGTGGAAGAGTTGCTTCTTTGTTGCATTTTGGATGGACAAAAGCCGCGAGGGAGCTGTCACTCATTGGTCAGATATCTGGCTATCTAtggtttgtttttcctccaaGATAGCTTTCCAAAAATGGACCAGCAGAACTGGCATTTCTGTTTAGTTGAGGCCATCATTTGGGCCATATTCCAGCCCCAATATGTGAATACAAATTTGTATAAACTTCAAGGTAACATCTTGCAAACAATGTGTTGTTTTACGTTATGCATAGACATGCTGCTTTCACTT encodes:
- the grem2a gene encoding gremlin-2 isoform X2 — protein: MHNVCLSFYRMLWKITIPVILAGVLCITAETKKSRPQGSIPSPYKTKGNLSSERHHRLLQQKPEVLSSSREALVVTERRYLRRDWCKTQPLRQTISEEGCRSRTVVNRFCYGQCNSFYIPRHMGPSSEPFQSCSFCRPHRITQLTVQLDCPDLQPPFRHRKVQRVKQCRCMSVDVSGHGKL
- the grem2a gene encoding gremlin-2 isoform X1, which translates into the protein MLWKITIPVILAGVLCITAETKKSRPQGSIPSPYKTKGNLSSERHHRLLQQKPEVLSSSREALVVTERRYLRRDWCKTQPLRQTISEEGCRSRTVVNRFCYGQCNSFYIPRHMGPSSGQGQNRGQASGSGRKSHNKAQEPFQSCSFCRPHRITQLTVQLDCPDLQPPFRHRKVQRVKQCRCMSVDVSGHGKL